Proteins found in one Chthonomonadales bacterium genomic segment:
- a CDS encoding phytanoyl-CoA dioxygenase family protein produces MLTSDELGFYNENGYILVPGVLTRGEAAELRAECHGLAERLGASTSIDATWGSARAAVAQASDTRILHCHNVQFYAAAFSRLIVDERLTGIASQAIGSPNVQLHHTKMFIKPPERGSPFPMHQDHPYFPHDRHSMIAAICHFDDAPIEKGCVRVVPGSHRNGPLEHSSEGGWHLPFDRYPIDSAVPCPARAGDVLFFSYLTIHGSGINVSSEARTTLLIQMRDPTDPPTIKTHESRGQGMMLRGIDPAAGPRGVS; encoded by the coding sequence ATGCTCACCAGCGATGAGTTGGGCTTCTACAACGAGAACGGCTACATCCTCGTCCCAGGCGTGCTCACGCGCGGCGAGGCCGCGGAGTTGCGCGCCGAGTGCCATGGGCTCGCCGAGCGCCTCGGCGCGAGTACCAGCATCGACGCCACCTGGGGGAGCGCCCGCGCGGCCGTGGCCCAGGCGAGCGACACCCGGATCCTGCACTGTCACAACGTCCAGTTCTACGCGGCCGCGTTCAGCCGTCTCATCGTGGATGAGCGCCTCACGGGCATCGCCTCCCAGGCCATCGGCAGCCCGAACGTGCAGCTTCACCACACCAAGATGTTCATCAAGCCGCCCGAGCGGGGCTCGCCCTTCCCGATGCACCAGGACCACCCCTACTTCCCGCACGACCGCCACAGCATGATCGCGGCGATCTGCCACTTCGATGACGCGCCGATCGAGAAGGGATGCGTGCGCGTAGTGCCCGGAAGTCATCGCAACGGCCCGCTCGAGCACAGTTCCGAGGGAGGCTGGCATCTGCCCTTCGACCGCTACCCCATCGACTCGGCCGTGCCGTGCCCGGCTCGCGCCGGTGACGTGCTCTTCTTCAGCTATCTGACCATCCACGGCTCAGGCATCAACGTCAGCAGCGAGGCTCGTACGACGCTGCTGATCCAGATGCGCGACCCGACCGACCCGCCCACGATCAAGACGCACGAGTCGCGCGGCCAGGGCATGATGCTGCGCGGCATCGACCCCGCCGCCGGGCCGCGCGGCGTGTCGTGA